One Lachnospiraceae bacterium C1.1 genomic region harbors:
- a CDS encoding L-rhamnose isomerase, with amino-acid sequence MSYTEAKARYEKIGIDTEKAIEKLKAAEISLHCWQGDDVRGFDTDPDKPLTGGIQTTGNYPGRARTPEELMADIDEVLKLIPGKAKLNLHANYAIFDDENGGWVDRDKLEPKHFKKWVDFCKARNLGCDFNPTFFSHSKCDPLTLSSPDEETRKFWIEHGKASIRISQYLAEELGDTCIMNIWTGDGFKDIPADRKGPRDRYKDSIEQILSEPFDFDKVKPCVESKVFGIGVESYTVGSAEFALTFAATHSDKCIPLMDNGHYHPTEVVSDKIPALLSFFPDIALHITRPVRWDSDHVVLFDDETREIAKEIVRCGGLDGSVHMALDYFDASINRIGAWVNGFRNTEKALLNALLTPHEEFKNLQDKSKFTQLMIEQEEMKTMPFGEVWDEYCRRCNTPVDGEWYSEIEKYEKDVLSKRA; translated from the coding sequence AGAGGATTTGATACAGATCCTGATAAGCCGCTTACCGGTGGTATACAGACCACCGGCAACTATCCGGGACGCGCCCGTACACCAGAGGAATTAATGGCTGATATTGATGAGGTATTAAAGCTGATCCCGGGTAAGGCTAAACTCAATCTCCATGCGAATTATGCAATATTTGATGATGAGAATGGCGGCTGGGTAGACCGTGATAAGCTTGAGCCTAAGCACTTTAAGAAATGGGTGGATTTCTGCAAGGCAAGAAATCTTGGATGCGATTTTAATCCGACATTTTTCTCACATTCTAAATGTGATCCGCTCACTCTTTCTTCCCCTGATGAGGAGACAAGGAAGTTTTGGATAGAGCATGGAAAGGCTTCTATAAGGATCTCACAGTATCTTGCAGAGGAGCTTGGAGATACCTGTATAATGAATATCTGGACAGGTGACGGATTTAAGGATATACCTGCTGACAGAAAAGGTCCCAGAGACAGGTATAAGGATTCGATAGAGCAGATCCTTTCAGAGCCTTTTGATTTTGATAAGGTTAAACCCTGTGTCGAGTCAAAGGTATTTGGAATAGGTGTAGAGTCATACACGGTCGGAAGTGCAGAATTTGCACTTACATTTGCGGCAACACACTCCGACAAATGTATCCCGCTCATGGATAATGGCCACTATCATCCTACAGAGGTTGTAAGTGATAAGATTCCGGCATTGCTTTCATTTTTCCCGGACATCGCCCTTCATATCACAAGACCTGTAAGATGGGATTCGGATCATGTAGTGCTTTTTGATGATGAGACAAGGGAGATAGCAAAAGAAATAGTCAGATGCGGAGGACTTGATGGTTCCGTGCATATGGCACTGGATTATTTTGATGCTTCAATAAATCGTATAGGTGCATGGGTAAATGGTTTCAGAAATACTGAAAAGGCGCTTTTAAATGCGCTGCTCACACCTCATGAAGAATTTAAGAATCTGCAGGATAAGTCGAAATTTACGCAGCTTATGATCGAACAGGAAGAAATGAAGACTATGCCTTTCGGTGAAGTATGGGATGAATACTGCAGAAGATGCAATACGCCGGTAGATGGCGAATGGTATTCAGAAATCGAAAAATATGAGAAGGATGTTCTTTCAAAGAGGGCTTAA
- the rhaD gene encoding rhamnulose-1-phosphate aldolase — protein sequence MKVLDAEFTKGFIRMANDGWEQGWHERNGGNLSYRMKAEEVEMIRDDLKAGEWQSIGTTVPDLAGEFFMVTGSGKYFRNVIIKPEDSFCIIELDDKGENYRIMWGLVNGGRPTSELPSHLMNLEVKKKATNGRYRVVYHCHPANTIALTFVLPLTDEAFTRELWEMATECPVVFPDGIGVVPWMVPGGREIAVATSKLMEKYDVAIWAHHGIFAAGEDFDLTFGLMHTVEKSAEILVKTLSMTNAKRQTITPDEFRHLAKDFGVTLPEKFLFEK from the coding sequence ATGAAAGTATTAGATGCAGAATTTACAAAAGGTTTCATACGTATGGCAAATGACGGCTGGGAGCAGGGCTGGCATGAGAGAAACGGCGGAAACCTTTCTTACAGAATGAAAGCAGAAGAAGTTGAAATGATAAGGGATGACCTTAAAGCTGGAGAATGGCAGAGCATCGGAACTACGGTTCCGGATCTTGCAGGTGAATTCTTTATGGTTACAGGATCAGGAAAGTATTTCAGAAATGTAATCATCAAGCCGGAGGATTCTTTCTGCATAATAGAGCTCGATGACAAGGGTGAAAATTACAGGATCATGTGGGGACTTGTGAACGGAGGCAGGCCTACGTCGGAGCTTCCTTCACACCTTATGAACCTTGAGGTTAAGAAAAAAGCTACAAATGGCAGATACAGGGTGGTTTATCATTGTCATCCTGCAAATACAATTGCACTTACTTTTGTTCTTCCGCTCACGGATGAGGCATTTACAAGAGAGCTTTGGGAAATGGCTACCGAGTGTCCTGTCGTTTTTCCTGATGGAATTGGCGTTGTTCCGTGGATGGTTCCCGGTGGAAGGGAAATAGCAGTAGCAACAAGCAAACTTATGGAGAAATATGATGTTGCCATATGGGCTCACCATGGTATCTTTGCAGCAGGAGAGGACTTTGACCTGACTTTCGGACTTATGCACACAGTAGAAAAATCAGCCGAGATCCTCGTAAAGACACTTTCTATGACAAATGCAAAGAGACAGACGATAACACCGGATGAATTCAGACATTTGGCTAAAGATTTCGGTGTAACACTTCCAGAGAAGTTCTTATTCGAGAAATAA
- a CDS encoding phosphomannomutase/phosphoglucomutase has translation MNYSALQNGSDIRGIAMENETGAVNLTVNEVRHLAAAFADWLKGKTGKSSLKVAVGRDSRLTGEDFVRASIEGLNAKGVKTYDCGLASTPAMFMTTVTKGYEFDGSIMITASHLPWYRNGMKFFTPEGGLEGRNIKSLTALAEELDLPDSFDSGCEKLEFMDVYAEHLRDTIKNGVKADDFEHPLKGLHVIVDAGNGCGGFYVSKVLEPLGANTEGSQFLDPDGHFPNHIPNPENKEAAESIAKATLDAKADLGIIFDTDVDRAGAILPDGRSLTRNALIAVLSRIALAEHPGTTIVTDSVTSSGLAEFIKAHGGVHRRFKRGYRNVIDEAIRLNNEGHDSQLAIETSGHGAFKENYFLDDGAYLMVKLLIELGKGHKLEEMIADLKEPAESVELRFPVLADDVSLLSDSILNTIKASVEFVDGWSLAPDNFEGVRVNVADHKGNGWFLIRKSLHEPIMPLNIESDDEDGCPIIAKSLYDIIKREDMLNLQSIIDYIGNSL, from the coding sequence ATGAATTACTCAGCTTTACAGAATGGCAGTGATATCAGAGGCATTGCCATGGAAAATGAAACAGGTGCAGTTAATCTTACCGTAAACGAAGTTCGTCACCTCGCTGCAGCATTTGCAGACTGGCTTAAGGGCAAGACCGGTAAAAGTTCTCTTAAGGTCGCAGTAGGAAGAGATTCACGTCTTACCGGTGAAGATTTTGTTCGTGCTTCAATTGAGGGACTTAATGCAAAAGGTGTTAAGACCTACGACTGTGGTCTTGCCAGCACACCAGCAATGTTTATGACAACTGTTACCAAAGGTTACGAGTTTGACGGAAGTATAATGATAACTGCAAGTCATCTTCCCTGGTACAGAAACGGAATGAAATTCTTTACACCCGAAGGCGGTCTCGAAGGACGAAATATCAAGTCTCTTACAGCTCTTGCAGAAGAACTCGACCTTCCTGATTCCTTTGACTCAGGATGTGAAAAGCTTGAATTTATGGATGTTTATGCAGAACATCTCAGAGATACAATAAAGAACGGTGTTAAAGCCGATGATTTCGAGCATCCTCTTAAAGGTCTTCATGTAATAGTTGATGCCGGAAACGGATGCGGCGGATTCTATGTCTCAAAAGTGCTTGAGCCTTTAGGTGCAAATACAGAAGGCAGCCAGTTCTTAGACCCCGACGGACATTTTCCGAACCATATTCCTAATCCGGAGAATAAAGAAGCTGCTGAATCAATTGCAAAAGCTACTCTCGATGCAAAAGCTGATCTTGGCATAATTTTTGATACTGATGTAGACAGAGCCGGTGCAATCCTTCCGGATGGACGTTCTCTTACAAGAAATGCCCTTATAGCTGTTCTTTCAAGAATTGCTCTTGCTGAGCACCCCGGAACAACCATAGTAACAGACTCTGTAACATCAAGCGGTCTTGCTGAGTTCATAAAGGCTCACGGCGGTGTGCACAGACGTTTCAAGAGAGGTTACCGCAATGTTATCGACGAGGCTATCCGCCTCAATAACGAAGGTCATGACAGCCAGCTTGCAATCGAAACTTCAGGACACGGTGCTTTCAAGGAAAACTATTTCCTTGATGACGGTGCTTATCTAATGGTCAAGCTCCTTATCGAGCTCGGAAAGGGTCACAAGCTTGAAGAGATGATCGCAGACCTCAAAGAGCCTGCTGAAAGCGTCGAGCTTCGTTTCCCTGTACTTGCGGACGATGTTTCGCTCCTTTCCGACAGTATCTTAAATACAATCAAGGCTTCGGTTGAATTTGTTGATGGCTGGTCTCTTGCTCCTGACAATTTCGAAGGCGTCAGAGTTAATGTAGCCGACCACAAGGGCAACGGCTGGTTCCTTATCCGTAAGTCTCTCCATGAACCTATCATGCCCTTAAATATCGAAAGTGATGACGAGGACGGATGCCCTATAATCGCAAAGAGCCTTTACGATATCATCAAAAGAGAGGACATGCTCAACCTCCAGTCGATCATCGACTACATCGGAAATTCGCTTTAA
- a CDS encoding lysophospholipid acyltransferase family protein codes for MIRFIIVAIAVALYLILLIPLALVALIVGLISPHAKDMLGFWVVKIGFNAALFLSGVKATVIGYDKIPRDKAVLYVGNHRSFYDVIFTGARFFAPGGYIAKKELGKVPLLSWWMAYIHCKFLDRTDMKAGLQMVLESVEDIKNGISIFVFPEGTRNKGEEGTLLPFHKGSLKIAEKAACPIVPVAISNSQEIFEAHFPKIKSTHIVVEYCDPVYPAELSKEERKGLSDQIRNTISDKLREHKENHLF; via the coding sequence ATGATACGTTTTATAATAGTGGCAATCGCGGTCGCATTATATCTTATATTGCTTATACCGCTTGCCCTGGTTGCATTAATCGTAGGTCTTATAAGTCCTCATGCAAAAGATATGCTGGGTTTCTGGGTCGTAAAGATAGGTTTTAATGCCGCACTCTTCCTTTCCGGTGTAAAGGCCACAGTGATCGGTTATGACAAGATCCCGCGTGACAAAGCCGTACTTTATGTAGGAAATCATAGAAGCTTTTATGATGTGATATTCACAGGTGCAAGATTCTTTGCTCCGGGAGGCTACATAGCCAAGAAAGAGCTTGGCAAGGTTCCTCTGCTTTCATGGTGGATGGCCTATATACATTGCAAATTTCTTGACCGCACCGATATGAAAGCCGGTCTGCAAATGGTACTCGAGAGCGTTGAGGATATCAAAAACGGCATTTCAATTTTTGTCTTCCCGGAAGGCACCAGAAATAAAGGCGAAGAGGGAACACTCCTTCCTTTTCACAAGGGAAGTCTTAAAATTGCAGAAAAAGCTGCCTGTCCTATCGTACCGGTAGCTATCTCAAATTCTCAGGAGATCTTTGAGGCACATTTTCCAAAGATCAAAAGCACACATATTGTTGTAGAATATTGTGATCCGGTCTATCCGGCTGAACTTTCCAAAGAGGAACGAAAGGGCTTGAGCGACCAGATCCGGAACACAATTTCTGATAAATTAAGGGAGCATAAGGAAAATCATCTATTCTAA
- a CDS encoding dihydroorotase, with protein MIIKNGNLIDPASGIFSKKDILIENGIISKVSDNINPNEYSEADLIDASDLTVCPGFTDVHVHFRDPGFPDKETMHTGALAAAAGGYTSVVCMANTSPAIDNVDLYKEISEKASAEDIHIYQAASITKTRSGNECVDMKALKDAGVVLFTDDGSPIMKEDVIKEAMKKAASLNTILSFHEEDPAYIGTSGVNAGPAAEALGLKGADREAEIAMVRRDIEIAFETGAMIDIQHISAAESVSLLREAKKNDPHNLLHAEATPNHFSLTEEAVAKYGTLAKINPPLRTEADRLAIIEGLKDGTIDMIATDHAPHTSEEKARPFHKAPSGIIGLETAFSLALKNLVLNGHLSMPELIRLMSLNPAKLLGLNAGKLSEGSPADIAIVSVSKDSCYSSFRSRSSNSPFLGETLPGSVEMTICSGKTVFKK; from the coding sequence ATGATAATAAAAAACGGAAATCTTATCGATCCCGCTTCCGGGATCTTTTCAAAAAAAGACATTCTTATAGAAAATGGTATTATCAGTAAGGTCTCTGATAATATTAATCCCAACGAGTATTCCGAAGCTGATCTTATCGATGCTTCGGATCTCACTGTTTGTCCGGGTTTCACCGATGTACATGTGCATTTTCGTGATCCGGGTTTTCCTGATAAGGAAACAATGCACACAGGTGCTCTGGCGGCGGCTGCAGGCGGATATACCTCCGTCGTATGTATGGCGAATACCTCTCCTGCAATAGACAATGTTGACCTGTATAAGGAAATAAGTGAAAAGGCTTCTGCCGAAGATATTCATATCTATCAGGCTGCAAGCATTACCAAAACACGTTCCGGAAATGAATGCGTTGATATGAAAGCGCTTAAAGATGCCGGAGTTGTACTTTTTACAGATGACGGCTCTCCGATCATGAAAGAAGATGTTATAAAAGAAGCAATGAAAAAAGCTGCCTCCTTAAATACAATTCTCTCTTTTCATGAAGAGGATCCCGCCTATATCGGAACAAGCGGAGTCAATGCCGGACCGGCAGCGGAGGCTTTAGGTCTTAAAGGAGCAGACAGAGAAGCTGAGATAGCAATGGTCCGCCGTGATATTGAAATTGCCTTTGAGACAGGAGCTATGATTGATATTCAGCACATAAGTGCTGCCGAAAGCGTTTCTCTTCTTCGTGAGGCTAAAAAGAATGATCCTCATAACCTTCTTCATGCAGAGGCAACCCCAAATCATTTTTCTCTTACAGAAGAAGCCGTGGCTAAATACGGAACTCTTGCAAAGATCAATCCGCCCCTCAGAACAGAGGCTGACCGTCTTGCAATAATAGAAGGGCTTAAAGATGGTACGATCGACATGATCGCCACAGATCATGCCCCGCATACCTCAGAAGAAAAAGCAAGGCCTTTTCACAAAGCTCCAAGCGGAATCATCGGGCTTGAAACTGCTTTTTCACTGGCTTTGAAGAATCTGGTATTAAACGGACATCTTTCAATGCCTGAGCTCATTCGCCTCATGAGCCTTAATCCGGCAAAACTTCTCGGATTAAATGCAGGAAAGCTCTCAGAGGGTTCGCCGGCAGATATCGCAATAGTTTCAGTCAGCAAAGATAGCTGCTATAGCTCTTTTAGGAGCCGCTCATCAAATTCGCCCTTCCTCGGAGAAACGCTTCCAGGAAGTGTTGAAATGACAATATGCAGCGGAAAGACTGTATTTAAGAAATAA
- the murF gene encoding UDP-N-acetylmuramoyl-tripeptide--D-alanyl-D-alanine ligase, whose product MKNMTLKNIAAAVGGELYAEKKDEERVVDAVEIDSRLIGKNGLFIATVGERVDGHSFIDDVFSKGAAAVISEKKLDDPKGPYIKVRSSFEALEKLAAFYRQQISVKVVGITGSVGKTSTKEVVASVLSQKYKCLKTEGNLNNNVGLPLMVLRIRDEEVAVLEMGISHFGEMTRLSESARPDIAIITNIGTSHMENLGSREGIFEEKSHITDFLAPDGLVIVNGDDDILGGMDEVNGHKVVKFGRGDKADVRLTEERSLGLEGNEFVIEGRLPGGRIKAAASLVGYHMVINAACAALTANELGLTADEIIKGIASVKAISGRSNVIKTDNLTIIDDCYNANPDSMRAAIKTAALAKGRKVLILGDMFELGETEHKLHREVGSFIASEESDEVITIGNLAKEIAEGAKENGVKNVHYFETKEDFRKEEDKLIKNGDTVLVKASHGMHFEEIVEELKERGKKAAE is encoded by the coding sequence ATGAAAAACATGACCTTGAAAAACATCGCTGCGGCAGTTGGCGGTGAGCTTTATGCAGAAAAAAAGGATGAGGAAAGAGTTGTTGATGCAGTAGAGATCGACAGCAGACTGATCGGGAAAAATGGTCTTTTTATTGCGACTGTCGGAGAACGTGTAGACGGACACAGCTTTATAGATGATGTTTTTTCAAAAGGGGCAGCAGCTGTTATTTCCGAAAAAAAGCTGGATGATCCCAAAGGTCCTTATATTAAGGTAAGATCATCATTTGAAGCATTGGAAAAACTTGCAGCCTTTTACAGACAGCAGATTTCAGTAAAGGTTGTGGGTATAACAGGAAGCGTCGGAAAAACAAGTACAAAAGAAGTTGTAGCATCTGTTTTATCTCAAAAGTACAAATGTCTTAAAACAGAGGGAAACTTAAACAATAATGTTGGTCTTCCGCTTATGGTTCTAAGGATCAGAGATGAAGAAGTTGCAGTGCTTGAAATGGGGATCAGTCATTTTGGTGAAATGACCAGACTTTCTGAGTCTGCAAGACCGGATATTGCCATAATCACCAATATCGGAACCAGTCATATGGAGAATCTGGGTTCAAGAGAAGGAATATTTGAAGAAAAGAGTCACATAACGGATTTCCTGGCGCCTGACGGATTGGTCATTGTCAACGGCGATGATGATATTTTAGGCGGCATGGATGAGGTAAACGGTCATAAAGTAGTTAAATTCGGGCGCGGTGACAAAGCAGATGTCAGATTGACTGAAGAAAGATCATTGGGGCTTGAAGGCAATGAATTTGTGATAGAGGGCAGACTCCCGGGCGGACGTATAAAAGCAGCAGCTTCGCTTGTAGGATACCATATGGTCATAAATGCAGCCTGTGCGGCTCTTACAGCTAATGAACTCGGCCTTACGGCAGACGAGATCATAAAGGGCATAGCAAGTGTCAAAGCAATAAGCGGACGTTCAAACGTTATAAAAACGGATAATCTCACAATAATAGATGACTGTTATAATGCAAACCCCGATTCTATGAGGGCTGCGATAAAAACGGCAGCTCTTGCAAAGGGCAGAAAAGTCCTTATACTTGGAGATATGTTTGAACTCGGGGAAACGGAGCACAAACTTCACAGAGAAGTTGGAAGTTTTATAGCAAGTGAAGAATCCGATGAGGTCATAACTATAGGAAATCTTGCAAAAGAAATTGCAGAAGGAGCAAAGGAAAACGGCGTAAAGAATGTTCACTATTTTGAGACTAAAGAAGATTTCAGAAAAGAAGAGGATAAGCTTATAAAAAATGGTGATACTGTTCTGGTCAAGGCTTCGCACGGCATGCATTTCGAAGAAATAGTTGAGGAACTGAAAGAAAGAGGAAAAAAGGCGGCAGAATGA
- a CDS encoding dihydroorotate dehydrogenase electron transfer subunit codes for MKEERAAAAETKLIADGIVSVTFDTNLTEEAVPGQFVMINTHSEAHLLGRPISICDIDKKNKKLRIVFREVGFGTRELGSSVTGEKFDILGPLGNGFPLEEAENADNIVVIGGGIGAPPLLALVKALPKEKVTAVLGYRSEANGLFLKEEFENECSNVIIATDDGSAGTKGTVIDAMKNAGIKADLIYSCGPMPMLSAVKATAGKMGAKAYISLEERMACGVGACLGCVVKTKNVDEHSQVKNKRICTEGPVFDAEEVDI; via the coding sequence ATGAAAGAAGAAAGAGCGGCAGCAGCAGAAACTAAACTGATAGCAGATGGAATAGTAAGTGTTACGTTTGACACAAACCTTACAGAGGAGGCGGTTCCGGGACAATTTGTCATGATAAATACCCATTCTGAGGCACATTTGCTGGGACGTCCGATAAGCATTTGTGATATTGATAAAAAGAATAAAAAACTCAGAATAGTATTCAGAGAAGTCGGTTTTGGAACAAGGGAACTCGGCAGTTCGGTCACGGGTGAAAAATTTGATATTTTAGGACCATTAGGAAATGGATTTCCGCTCGAAGAGGCAGAAAATGCAGATAATATAGTGGTTATCGGAGGAGGGATCGGAGCACCTCCGCTTCTGGCTCTTGTAAAGGCTCTGCCGAAAGAAAAAGTTACTGCTGTACTTGGATACAGAAGCGAAGCAAATGGTCTTTTCCTTAAAGAAGAATTTGAAAATGAATGCAGTAATGTCATTATTGCCACAGATGATGGCAGCGCAGGAACGAAGGGAACCGTAATTGATGCGATGAAAAATGCCGGGATAAAGGCAGACCTGATATACTCCTGTGGTCCTATGCCTATGCTTTCTGCTGTAAAGGCAACGGCGGGAAAAATGGGCGCGAAGGCTTATATATCGCTCGAAGAACGTATGGCATGCGGAGTAGGAGCCTGTCTTGGATGTGTTGTTAAGACAAAAAATGTTGACGAGCATTCTCAGGTTAAAAATAAAAGGATCTGTACTGAAGGTCCTGTCTTTGATGCAGAGGAGGTTGATATCTAA
- a CDS encoding dihydroorotate dehydrogenase, which yields MNTQVEFCGMKFKNPVMNASGTFGSGMEYSSLTDLNALGAIVTKGVAPIPWEGNPTPRIAETPSGMMNAIGLQNPGVEVFRKRDLKFLEDYDTNVIVNVCGHSIEEYVAVTDILSEEKRVDAFEINVSCPNVKSGGIAFGTVPLELEKVTKEVKKHSKKPVIMKLSPNVTSISEMAKAAEAAGADAISLINTFTAMKIDIYKRKFAIANRTGGLSGPAIRPIAVRMVYEAAHSVKIPVIGMGGIASGEDAIEFLMAGAKAVAVGMYNFHNPNAMTDVIAGIEKYMEKTGTEDINEIIALDL from the coding sequence TTGAATACTCAGGTTGAATTTTGCGGAATGAAATTTAAGAATCCGGTAATGAATGCATCAGGGACTTTTGGCAGTGGAATGGAATACTCTTCTCTTACAGATCTGAACGCACTCGGAGCAATTGTTACAAAGGGAGTTGCGCCAATACCATGGGAGGGCAATCCTACACCGAGAATAGCAGAGACACCTTCGGGAATGATGAACGCCATAGGTCTTCAGAATCCCGGTGTTGAGGTGTTCAGAAAAAGAGATCTTAAATTTCTTGAAGATTATGATACAAATGTAATCGTCAATGTATGCGGTCACTCGATCGAGGAATATGTTGCGGTTACAGATATCCTTTCTGAGGAAAAAAGAGTCGATGCTTTTGAAATAAATGTTTCATGCCCTAATGTTAAAAGCGGCGGAATTGCCTTTGGAACAGTTCCTTTAGAGCTTGAAAAAGTCACAAAAGAAGTGAAGAAGCATTCTAAGAAGCCCGTGATAATGAAGCTTTCACCGAATGTCACAAGTATTTCTGAAATGGCAAAGGCTGCAGAGGCTGCAGGAGCTGATGCGATATCGCTCATAAATACATTTACGGCAATGAAGATCGACATTTACAAAAGAAAGTTTGCTATTGCCAATAGAACCGGAGGACTTTCTGGACCGGCTATCCGTCCTATAGCTGTAAGAATGGTATATGAAGCAGCGCACTCTGTAAAGATACCTGTTATAGGAATGGGAGGAATAGCAAGCGGAGAAGACGCCATAGAATTCCTTATGGCCGGAGCAAAGGCTGTTGCTGTCGGAATGTATAATTTTCACAATCCCAATGCAATGACTGATGTAATTGCCGGCATTGAAAAATATATGGAAAAGACCGGAACAGAAGATATAAATGAGATCATCGCACTTGATCTTTAA
- a CDS encoding methyl-accepting chemotaxis protein, with protein sequence MKILDYVTKEELQGMQEKYARACNVSVMVEDIAGKAVTKGAGRAEEGKTKFNENVVVGNERIGRVVIGQLDGIAKEDDDLQAAAVFFSLAVANCVEVKRMGSIEKAINEVVKPEMEMAENSVNNITGRAKKLEEIASRQNILTLNASIEAARAGSAGSGFAVVAHQMGDMSKSSGLIYNEIEKDAHELKGIISKINDVLNDKNQEQ encoded by the coding sequence ATGAAGATTCTTGATTATGTTACAAAAGAAGAATTGCAGGGTATGCAAGAAAAATATGCCAGGGCATGTAATGTTTCTGTAATGGTTGAGGATATTGCAGGAAAGGCTGTTACCAAGGGCGCTGGAAGGGCAGAAGAGGGTAAAACAAAATTTAATGAGAATGTTGTTGTCGGAAATGAAAGGATCGGAAGAGTTGTTATAGGTCAGCTTGACGGTATAGCAAAGGAAGATGATGATCTTCAGGCAGCGGCAGTTTTCTTTTCACTCGCAGTTGCAAATTGTGTAGAAGTTAAGCGCATGGGCAGTATTGAAAAGGCTATTAATGAAGTTGTAAAGCCTGAAATGGAAATGGCTGAGAACAGCGTTAACAACATTACAGGCAGGGCAAAGAAACTTGAAGAGATTGCTTCAAGACAGAATATCCTTACGCTTAATGCTTCCATTGAGGCAGCAAGAGCCGGCTCAGCAGGATCCGGATTTGCAGTAGTTGCACATCAGATGGGTGATATGTCTAAGAGCTCAGGACTTATATATAATGAAATTGAAAAAGATGCCCATGAGTTAAAGGGCATCATAAGTAAGATCAATGATGTTCTCAATGATAAGAATCAGGAACAGTGA
- a CDS encoding ChbG/HpnK family deacetylase, whose protein sequence is MIRVIANGDDFGRTAGINRAITESFKRRILTGTTLMVNMPYADEAVSLAREYGFEEAVGLHLNLTSGTPLTDEIKKYSRFCGKNGNFNAEFEQHTISRLCISKGESEALRKEIEAQIQKYYSYGLPARHLDSHHHVHTDRSVMNMLMPLLKKYNFRSVRLSRNLFRKINPAKKVYKEIFNRRLKREIRVTSDYFGSYDDLKAMSAYLKPDCLVELMLHPMYDEKGRLTDSMNLPIEEVEGLLDSLKAERQAYYLV, encoded by the coding sequence ATGATCAGAGTAATAGCTAATGGAGATGATTTCGGTAGAACAGCCGGCATAAACCGTGCCATAACCGAATCTTTTAAAAGACGTATCCTTACCGGTACGACATTAATGGTTAATATGCCGTATGCAGATGAGGCTGTTAGTCTTGCCCGGGAGTATGGATTTGAAGAGGCAGTGGGATTGCATTTAAATCTTACAAGCGGAACTCCGCTTACGGATGAGATAAAAAAATACAGCCGGTTTTGCGGGAAAAACGGGAATTTTAATGCTGAATTTGAGCAGCATACAATATCGAGGCTTTGCATATCAAAGGGGGAAAGCGAGGCTTTAAGAAAAGAAATCGAGGCTCAGATACAAAAATATTATTCATACGGTCTTCCTGCCAGGCACCTTGATTCACATCATCATGTGCATACGGACAGATCGGTAATGAATATGCTGATGCCTTTATTGAAAAAGTATAATTTCAGATCAGTAAGGCTGAGCCGTAATCTTTTCAGGAAAATAAATCCCGCAAAAAAAGTATATAAGGAAATATTTAACCGGAGACTAAAAAGAGAAATAAGAGTGACTTCGGATTATTTTGGTTCTTATGATGACCTTAAAGCAATGTCGGCTTATTTAAAGCCGGACTGTCTTGTCGAGCTTATGCTTCATCCCATGTATGATGAAAAGGGAAGGTTAACAGATTCAATGAATCTTCCGATAGAAGAGGTGGAAGGCCTACTGGATTCACTGAAGGCGGAAAGACAGGCTTATTATCTGGTTTAA